AATGTTCCCGTTCCTTATCCACAATGGTACTATCAAAGCGGTCGGTTTTAAAATTGTCCTTTAGCCGTTCCCCGTAATTTTCCATGGCAACGGTTGTTTCCCGAAGTTTTGAATCCGAAAAACCGAAACCATTTCCGATGACATAGAAAAGACAAAGAAGTATCAGAAAAAGCAAGTGGGCCAGTTCCTTTCGACCCATACCGCTGACATAGCAATGTCCAACTATTCGCATTTTTTTCCCCAATAAATTTGCAGATTCAAAAAAATTCATATATTTGCTTTATCTACAAATTTATAATTTATTTGCAAATAAGCAAGAAATGATAAAAAATTGGCTAACAGAAGACCATCGCATCGACCTCCCGAAGCTTTTTAAGCATCTTGGCTTTCGAGCGGTACAACGGGAAAGAACACATTATCTATACAAAGGTAACGGCGCGCAATACGTTATCCTCAACACCGAAAAGGGCTATCTGTACTATAAAATAGAACGCCCGGATGAAAAACTATCGGCCTCGGATCTGATTACCGAACATGTATCGAAAACCGAGGGAATGGACAAAGAAATGCTCTGGGACAAAGTGGACACCTATTATAGAGAGGTGTTACGGACAGAAAGTTTATTGGTTAGCGACAATACAGAAAGCACCGTTGAAACAGTAACAAAAGATTTCAACCATTTTCTTGGTTATGCCTTACCCTTGGATAAAAACACCGATGGACTCTACAAAAATTTGGACGATATGGCACCTTTTGAGGGGCGCATCTTCAAAAATAAGGAAGACGAAGTCCTATTTCCACTGTTCAATATCCAGAACGAGATCTGTGGGTATTTTACGGATACCGAGCAAGAGGTGCTACCTTATAAGGAATCGGCCATCAAACATTCGTTGTGGTATTCCAATATTCCCAAAAAAATCGATGGACTGTTCCTTTTTAAAAATCCTAAAGAGGCGTTGGCGTTCCATAGAAAATTCCAGTTTAAAAACGTCGTATATCTCGCTTTGGGGACTATCAATGCCCAAACGACACGAATTCTTTTTCAAATCCAGCGTTTGACCAAGGTGGATAAGCTTTTTTTGAGCTTTACGGGCGATAAAAAACTGGAGGGGTATTTACGCGACCTGCATTTTATATCCTATGTGGAGGATTCGGATTTTAAACTGCATTTGACCGATAGGGATATGGTAATCGATTTCCCAATGGGAAACGAGAAATCCTTTTCCCGATTTTATGAGCATACGCGGCGGTTCAATACCGAACTGGCCCAGAGTTTTCTGAAATACAATAAGATCATCGACCAGAACCGATTGAACCGATATAGCATCATGGTATCCAAAGACGGGGAGCAGATCAAAGTGCGCCTGCCTTTGGAGACCAATGCCATAAAGTTATTGGTCTGGTCGTACTATAAAAATTATTTGGACAAGACCATCGAAATCCTCAAACCGACAGCCCACAATTGGTATTCGGAATGGGAATTGGCAGAAAGCCAAACCAAAAAAAGGAAGGAGGTGCAGTGGAAAGAGTATAGAATCGCACTATAAAATGGAAAAAGGACGCTCCCGCCCTCTTTCCTTCAAATTCCGTAACTCACAAATCACTCCTGATTTGCAGTTATGTACTCAAAAGTAACAAATTCAAATTTCGTAACAATTAAAAATCACTCAAAAATGGAAAAACAAGCAGAAAAACAAATCGAAAAAGTCTTCGTCAACGTAAGCCAGGTCTGGTTTAAGGGCGAAGCCATTTCCAAGGATCAGGACACCTATAAGGTCAAAACCGATGATGGCAGAACCTTTACAATGCCCAAGATGAACGAGGAAGGTGGAAAAAACGAGGACATACAGATCCGGGAAAACTTGGACCATCAATTTGCTAAGGAAGACGTAAAAAGGCGTTTGGAAGGAGCCTATATCAGTTTTCAAAAGTTGGACGATAATGTTCAGGAATCCCTTTTGGAAGGCAAGGAGCGTTTGATCAAGACCACCTATATCAGTGATGGACAGTTGAAAAGTTCTGTCAAAATGGTGCAAATGGTCTATAATCCCAATACTGGTTCCAAATTGGACGTACAGATCAGACGTAACGAACAGATCAAATTGGAAGATGCGAATGCCTACCAATATCAATTTACCAAGGAGGAATACAATGCCATGGTTAAAGAAGGTCAAACCATTCAATTTACCGGTACTTCCTTGAACGGGGACACCTTCCAAAAACTGGCCTACTATGAGCCAAGACTGAACGATATCCGTACAAAACCGGCAGTTTCCGCCAATATGTACGTACTCGGGCAACAATTGACCAAGGAGCAGGCCGACACCATGAACAAAGGGGAAGAAGTCAAAATCACTATCCGTAAGACCAAAAAAGGGCCTTTGACCTATATGGTCAGATGGAGTGCGAAAGGGCAACGTTTTCTCTACAGGGATTTGGAGAAAGCGAAACTCAAGGATATGGAGGTCAAAGCGGGGACAACCCTTGACAGCGAAAAAAAAAAGAAACAGCCTAGCAACGCCATGAGCCTGTAGTTCCCTTTTTTAATTAACTCAATGCAAAGGCCGATATGCTTGGCGTGTCGGCCATTTTAAACCCTTCCCATGAAAAGTCCGAACTATAGGGATGATCCCGAACATTATAAACGGTCGATCGCCAAGATTAATGAAGAGGTCAATTTTCCCATGTACCTGCACCAAAACGGTTATCAACTCATAACCAAAAGTGCCGGTTCCATGGAGTTTCAAAACGACGAAGACCGGATCGTACTGCAAACCAAAAGAAATCCCGTTACCTATTTCAACCGGAACGATTCCTTTGACAAAGGATTGTTCTTTAAATACCTGATGCAACGCAGCGAAAATTTTTATAAAGCCGTGCAGGCGGGGCTGGAAATCGCCGCTAGAGCCTATGGCCTGGAACATAACGCTTTGCGGGCCAATAAACCGAACACCTTTGTGAAATCCTTGGAAGAAAACTACAATATCGTGCCCTTGCGGAATTCCCAATATTTGAGGGTACAGCGAAGTATTTCCAGAAAAACGCTAAACACCGAAGCATTCAAAGGGCGAATTTTTAACGCCTATCACATTCGGGACAATGGCGGAAAAATCGCCAATATTGCCTTTCCGAAATACGATTTGGAAGGAAACGCAAAAAACTACATCCTCTACAACAGACCCTACCGAAGTAAAAAGGACAATGAAATCAAAAAGTTTCGATTGGTACTGAACCAGAAAGACCATTTTTTGTTTCATTCCAAGCCTATTGACCGACCTGCTCGCATACTATTCGGGGAAAGTGGTATCGACCTGCTGTCCTATCACGAGCTTTACGGAAAACCTGATAATTTTTACGTGTCCTTTGGGGGAAATGTGTACCAAGAAAAATTGCAGTTCTTCGTTCAACTGATCGAACCAATACTGCAAACCAAGAAAACAGAACTGATATCCATCACGGACAACGACCTCAAAGGCCATGAGTTCGACCTAAAGATCTTTACTGCGGTCATCAATCGGTACAATCCGAACATCTATATAGAAACCGCATTTCGGTCGGGCAAAGTGAGTATGGGCATTCATTATACCGAAAAAGTCAGGGGGCAATTGTCCCATCATACGACTATTCTAAACAAAAAATTGACTTCCGATATAGAAAAGGACTATTTGGTTTTTGACCTTGTACGCTGTGTCGGGTTCTCGGACAAAATCCTTTTGGAGTTCTCCCTGAACGAAGTAGTCAACACTCCACATATCGAACAAAAGCAAAACGTGTTCAAAACCCTGCTGAATATGGTTAATGCTCTGTATCTGCCTTTTCAGACCGACCTCCACAAATCGCAGGGAAAAGACTGGAACGATGACCTTTGCGCTTCCAAAAGCATAACATACCTAAAAATGGACGCAGTTGTTCCAAATGTTATCGCAGTTGGGGATAAAATCGAATTGCATACGACCAAAGGCCCTGAAGGTGGCACTAACCAAGGTTTAGTAAAATCCATAAAGAAAAATAGTGTGGTATGCGACTTTGGCTTGAACTATACCTATGCCATTCCATATTCTGCCATACACTCCCATTTTAAGAAAAGTGCTGCCCAGGTTATCGAACAAGGCAGCGAAAAATCAAAAATGAATTCAAAAAACAATACCTTACAAAACAATTTGTCATGAAGACCATGGAACCATTATCCGAAGAATTAAAGGACAACCAATACTACGTTTCCCTTTTGAACGCACTTATCGAGGAAAACGATATGGAACTAAAGCACCGTTTGCAAAAAGCGGATACCTATGCCCGGTTCATCAATGAGCAGGCAGGCCTTTTAATGGACGAGACCATCGATCATATCGAAAAAAATGAGGTCGCCTTCCCTATCGCCTCCTCTTTGGTGATCCAACAATGGAAGGAGCGGATGTTCCGATAATCCCGGAACGAACTTTCAAATTCCCAAGGTTTCGTCATGAACGACAAGAATCTCGCATTTTCGGCTATGTTATTATCCGTGGCTGTCTTTACCCTTATCGGGTTTATGGCCTATTATCCTATTTTGCAATACCAGCAATGGGATTCCAAACTCTCTGAAATCGGCTACCATTTTTTATTGCGTTTTGAGGCCTTACAACGACCCTTGCACAGCCGTGGGCTGTTGTTGATGTGCATCTTGGGCGCGGTCATGCTCTACAATCCCAGAAAAAGGGAAGGGAAGTCATTTCTTACAGGCCTCCTATATTTCGGCCTAGGTGTTCTGTTGCTATTGCTAACGGGCTATTTGGCACCGGCCAACTTGGGGCTGTTCTGGTGTTCCGCAGTTTTGTACATACTCGGGTTCATTTTCGCGGTCTCAGGCGCAGTACACCTTTTTCAGGTAATGGATTATGGTAACGAGGCCGAGGACGACCCGTTCAACGACAAGAACGAGACCTTTCGGCAGACCGAAAAACTTGTGGACACCCCATACTCCGTCAACATACCCTATGAATACCGTCATAAAGGAAAACTACGGAAGGGTTGGATCAATTTCGTAAACCTCTTTCGCGCGCTCTTGATTATCGGTACACCTGGTAGTGGCAAGTCCTTTGCCTTGATCGAGGAAATCATCGAGCAGTTTATAGAAAAGGGATTTACGCTGCTGATCTATGATTTTAAGTTCGATACCCTGAGCAAAATCGCCTATAACTATTGGATGCGAAAAAAGGAAAGACTAATGGCCGCAAAGTCAGACGAACTTATCGAACTGCCCGAATTCTATACCCTGAGCTTTGACGATATCGAAAAATCGCATCGCTGCAACCCCATCGACCCCTACTTGATGCGCAACCAGACCGATGCCGCAGACGCCGCGACCATCATCATGAAGAATCTGAACAAGGACTGGATCAAGCGCAGCGATTTCTTCTCTAAAAGTGCCATTAGTTTTGTTTCTGGGCTGATATGGTACTTGAAGAAAAAATCGGAGGAAACGGGCAAGAACATCTGCACCCTACCCCACGTGATTACCCTTTCCACGGTCAATATTGAATATTTATTGACCATTATGATGCGTGAGGTAGAGGTACGCAGCCTGATGATTCCCTTTAAGGATGCCATGGAACGACAGGCGGGCCAGCAATTGGCGGGACAGACCGCAAGTGCACAGATATCCCTATCGATGTTGGCCAACAAGGAAATCTACTATATCATGACCGGCAACGATTTTAGGTTGGACATCAATAACCCAAAGAAACCCAAGATCGTCTGTATCCAGAACAATCCTGATCGCTCGGAAATCTACGCTGCACCAATAGGTCTTTATATCAACAAAATATTACAGGTGGTCAACAAACCTGGCGGAAGGCCTTTGGGATTGATTTTGGACGAACTGCCCACCGTATTCATTATGGGATTACGAAAAATTATCGATACCGGAAGGTCGCATTATGTGGCCACCGTGCTTGGTATTCAGAGTATAACCCAATTGATTGCGGACTACGGCAGGGAACTGGCCGAGGTCATTTTCGATAACTGCTCCAATGTGTTCAGCGGTGCTGCCAAAGGGGAAACGGCTCGGCGTATCAGCGATATTTTCGGGCGTATCCATCAGGAAAAAAAGAGCAAGGCCGTTTCCAATAACGATACCACGGTCAATTTCAGCACGATACTTTCCGAATTACTGCCGAAAAGTAAGATCACAAGCATGTCCACAGGGCATTTCGGGGGCATCGTGGCGGATACCTTTGAACATCCAATCGAACAGAAATTATGTTTTGGGCTGCTCAGGCCCAACATGGCTTCAAAGAAGATTCAGGGAAAATATGAAATCCCGAACCATGCCGATTTTAGGAGCAAGAACCATAGCGAATTTGTCAAGGATCGTTTGAAATTAATGCAGACTCTTGATTTTCATGCAACCATCCAAAAAATTGATTGTAATCAATTGGACTATCTCGGTTTCTACAAGTACTATATCGACGCATTTGCCGAAAAGCACTATCCGAACAGCATAAAACGGGTGCAGTTCATCAAATTGGCACGCGAACTCAAATTGTACGACCATTTGCAGGCATTGGACGGGCATATTAATAAAAAGGAGGGAACCGAGGACACCTTGAAACTCTTCCTTGCAACATTGGTGGACAGGATGTTCGTCAATAAGGAAATCGAACGGATACTTGATGCCAATTTCCTAAAAGTCATTCAGGATATTGACGATCTGGTAACCGAGGAATATGAAATTTGCACGGGGAAAAAACCGGAATTTACTGTATTCGACAAAGCAAAAACGGGCGACCAGATCGGCGAATCCTTGGAAAAGGAAGAGGAGATCGCTCAAAATTTTATGAAACATTATAAAAAACGTCCCAGTAGGGAGTTGGCGGATGCGTTCAGGAAAGCACATGAAATCCCTACATTTGAAAGGGTCTCGGCGGTTAAAGAAACAGAAGTAGTCGATAACCCCAATATTGGGGATTTAGGCGATCTATATTCAAGTTATCCCGCGGAAATGGTAGATGAACAAACACAATAACATACTATTATGAAAGATATAAATGAAATTATGAAGGCCTCTTCAGAGGATTTTAGTTACATCGGGGAACGTTTGCGCCTTATACGCGATGAACTGATCGAAAAAGATTCCGGAAACAAACGGGATAGTGAATTTTCTCGAAAAAATCTGGCCGAGCGCTTCGGTATAGACTATTATACTCTTGTCAATGTGGAACGAGGGACGTTTTCCTATACCTCCATCAAGATGGTGCTGTACTATTACACCTTGGGCTACAATCCCGCTTGGATCCTTTCGCCCGATAACGAATTTATAATGAAGCACAATGTCGGCGAAAATGTGGTATACCAGACCGATGTTCAGGAAGAATATCGTGAATTGGAATCTGATATCGTTTCGGCTTTGATGAAGTTTAAAAAGAAGCTCTGAGCCCATAATGACCCATTTGAGCCCGTTACCTATAGACTAACAAGATTGTGCTTTATGAAACATTTGAAACATATAAAAAAACGGACAGCCATTTGAGGTATCACAATTTGTGATACCTCAGAACAGTATAAGAAAATGACACAGATATTACCTGAAAACATCGCCGAAACCATACAATATTTTAGAGGCCATAAAGTTATTCTGGATTTTCATCTTGCAAAACTTTACGAGGTGGAAAATAGGTCTCTGAAGCAACAGGTCAAACGAAATCTTGACCGATTTCCGAAAGATTTCATGTTCGAACTTGAGCCAAGCGAGATCGATGATTTGGTATCACGTAATGTGATACAAAATAAAAGGGTTTTAGGCGGAGCTGCTCCGATGGCCTTTACGGAACAAGGGGTCGCCATGATTTCAAGTGTGCTGCGAAGCCAAAAGGCATTGGATGTCAATATCGCAATTATGAGAACCTTTGTCCAATTAAGAAGATTACTCGAATCGAACAAGGAGTTGGAAAAACAAATATTGTCCATGGAAAGGAAATACGACCAACAATTCAAGGTGGTCTTCGATGCGATTAAAGACCTTATCGTGCAGGAGAGAAAACCCAGAAAGAGCATTGGTTATAAAGCGACCAATGTGTAAGGAACAGGTTATCCTAAAATTATAGTATAGTCAACATGGATTTAAAAAAGCTCATACAGTGTTTGGATGATTCAGAGGTCATCGAATTGCATGATCATCTGGTCGATGTTATTGAAATGTATCGGGACCGTGAACTTCTTAGGACGCAAAAGAAACCGATAAAGGAATGGTTGCAGGCCAAGCAAGGTGTTTCTTTAAGATTGCAAAATATCCTTTTGAAGAACACCCGATATACATCCAGAGTCCCTTTCGATTATTTGGAAGACATTACTTTGTATGATTTTAAAAGAGTCAGGGGAGTTGGTAAAACGCTCATGATGGAACTAAGCAATATACTCCGTAAGGATACAACCATTTCTAGAACTGGAAAAATTTGGGATGATCGTTCAGGTCGATTTCGAAACTAAAGTTCACAACCCAATTATCTAAAAAGACCTTTTTTATTTGTATAATCCGTAAGCTCGTCCCTAAAGCCGTTAAACACCTCTTCCTTGTATTTTCCGCTTAAAAGCGAACTGAACGAATAAACACTTTTGCGTAAAATAGTCGCCTGTTGGGTATTGATTTTTTGTTGGGACTCAGCGTGTATTTTTTCCCGCAACCCGTTCTTCTTATGATATTCCAGTGCTTCACGATGTAAATTCGGTCGTACACCCTCATAGACCATCATGTAGGCTGCCCTGCCGTAAACGCCTCTTTCGATAAGATACGAAACCCATAAATTTTTAAGATTCATTTGACCGTTTTCGTTTGATATGTTGACGGACTCCATTTGAGCAGTCAAGACAGCATCCAAATCCGTGCTGGATTTTAGATATGCCTGGGTTTTCGTAGAAAGCGGTATATTGGTTTCATTTTTTGAATAAAGTGAGCGTAGGTAAATTTTCCCTACTTTTTTCTCAAAATAAAACCCTTTGGCATTGAACAACCTAATATAATCGACGGGCGATTTTTCAAGAGGTAAGTTGAATTGTTCGGCCATTCTGAGATATGCCCTTAAACTGAGTGCTTCAAACTGTTTTTGGTATTCCGGGTTCATCGATTCATAAAGTTCGGGCAGCAATAAAGGAAGGAAGAAAGAAGTCGCGTTCAAATCCGATGGCTTACTTGATCCGGTTTCTGTGAGCGTTTCAAGAACTTTCACGTTTTGGTTGATACTACCCGTGGATATATAGGATGAGCCGACTTCTGGCATTTTGTAATCCTCAATAAGTAATTCAACGGAATGGGCTTTGGAATTACTAAAGAAAACTTTATCCCCGACATATTTGAGACCCAAACCCTGAAGTAGATTAAATGAGAGGCTTTTGGTAGCATCGAACACATTGGCTTCCAACACGTTTTTGAATAGTGAAACTCTGTCTTCCAAGGTTTTCATTTCCTTTCTTGATTCGGTTTTGTGGAGTTCCCTACGTGTACCCTCAAATTCGGTTTTCAGAACTTTCAATAGGTTTTTATTCTTATCCTGGCTCATATAATGGTTTAGGAAAGAATAGCGTTCAGAGCCTGCGATATGAGGCAACAAATCCCTCAGATTTTTAGTTATTACAAACTCGGATAACGACCTATTACTTTTGTTGGCTTGTAAATAGGCCTCGTAAAAAGCATTTTTTATGAGCTTTCGGGTTTCAAGTAAAAATTGCTTCCCGTTTTCGTCCAAACAGGTTGTACCGTTCACATCGTCCTCTAATTGTGGGTGATGGATAAAATCCATTTGGGAGCTAATCTCGGAGGCTAAGAAGACATAACCTGATTTGTCATAAATGATTAGCTCGTTCAATTGCCTATTCTTTCCGTACGATAATTCGCAGTCTATGTTTTGATATGACTTCAGGACATCCGGTAGATCTTCCTGACGAATGCTTTTAAAAAGTTTTAAGGTGGTCATCCATTGCTTTTCCAAGCGCTTTTTGTGCATCGCCAATAATTTCGATTTGGAATTCTTTTCAAAAATAGCCACAAGTTTCGGCCCGCTCAATTTCGGATGCACGGTCGACCCGTTTATAAATTGCGTCTTATATTTTTTTTGGTTATCGATTCCGTAGGCTACCCCTACCCTTCCACTCTCATGGGTCATGGTATTTACGATGATGTGGTAGGGTCTGGCCAACTGTTTTAGTTCGGCAAAACTGCGCACCTTGTGCTTTTGAAGGAGGCCGTTCATTACATCCTGTATATAGAACCTTGTGCCATTTGAATCATCGGGCTTGAACTGGAATTCCGGAAATCGGTATATCGGAAGTTCCCTGTGCTGTTTTTGTCGGGTTTGGGGCGATGGCGAAAGACCATAGCGTTTTTCAAGGTACGCTTGCGTTGCCATACTTCTCCGGTAACTATTGAACATAGAGATCAGGGAGGCAGATTCGGTAACTACCGTTGAAACAAGGTGTATATGTTGATGTTTTGTATCCTCATGAAGAACTACACAAAAGGGTTGGTTTCCCAAGCCCATCTCTGCCATATAATCCTTTCCCAGTTGGTAAAAAGTGGCATC
This window of the Maribacter cobaltidurans genome carries:
- a CDS encoding type IV secretory system conjugative DNA transfer family protein, with amino-acid sequence MNDKNLAFSAMLLSVAVFTLIGFMAYYPILQYQQWDSKLSEIGYHFLLRFEALQRPLHSRGLLLMCILGAVMLYNPRKREGKSFLTGLLYFGLGVLLLLLTGYLAPANLGLFWCSAVLYILGFIFAVSGAVHLFQVMDYGNEAEDDPFNDKNETFRQTEKLVDTPYSVNIPYEYRHKGKLRKGWINFVNLFRALLIIGTPGSGKSFALIEEIIEQFIEKGFTLLIYDFKFDTLSKIAYNYWMRKKERLMAAKSDELIELPEFYTLSFDDIEKSHRCNPIDPYLMRNQTDAADAATIIMKNLNKDWIKRSDFFSKSAISFVSGLIWYLKKKSEETGKNICTLPHVITLSTVNIEYLLTIMMREVEVRSLMIPFKDAMERQAGQQLAGQTASAQISLSMLANKEIYYIMTGNDFRLDINNPKKPKIVCIQNNPDRSEIYAAPIGLYINKILQVVNKPGGRPLGLILDELPTVFIMGLRKIIDTGRSHYVATVLGIQSITQLIADYGRELAEVIFDNCSNVFSGAAKGETARRISDIFGRIHQEKKSKAVSNNDTTVNFSTILSELLPKSKITSMSTGHFGGIVADTFEHPIEQKLCFGLLRPNMASKKIQGKYEIPNHADFRSKNHSEFVKDRLKLMQTLDFHATIQKIDCNQLDYLGFYKYYIDAFAEKHYPNSIKRVQFIKLARELKLYDHLQALDGHINKKEGTEDTLKLFLATLVDRMFVNKEIERILDANFLKVIQDIDDLVTEEYEICTGKKPEFTVFDKAKTGDQIGESLEKEEEIAQNFMKHYKKRPSRELADAFRKAHEIPTFERVSAVKETEVVDNPNIGDLGDLYSSYPAEMVDEQTQ
- a CDS encoding toprim domain-containing protein, encoding MKSPNYRDDPEHYKRSIAKINEEVNFPMYLHQNGYQLITKSAGSMEFQNDEDRIVLQTKRNPVTYFNRNDSFDKGLFFKYLMQRSENFYKAVQAGLEIAARAYGLEHNALRANKPNTFVKSLEENYNIVPLRNSQYLRVQRSISRKTLNTEAFKGRIFNAYHIRDNGGKIANIAFPKYDLEGNAKNYILYNRPYRSKKDNEIKKFRLVLNQKDHFLFHSKPIDRPARILFGESGIDLLSYHELYGKPDNFYVSFGGNVYQEKLQFFVQLIEPILQTKKTELISITDNDLKGHEFDLKIFTAVINRYNPNIYIETAFRSGKVSMGIHYTEKVRGQLSHHTTILNKKLTSDIEKDYLVFDLVRCVGFSDKILLEFSLNEVVNTPHIEQKQNVFKTLLNMVNALYLPFQTDLHKSQGKDWNDDLCASKSITYLKMDAVVPNVIAVGDKIELHTTKGPEGGTNQGLVKSIKKNSVVCDFGLNYTYAIPYSAIHSHFKKSAAQVIEQGSEKSKMNSKNNTLQNNLS
- a CDS encoding relaxase/mobilization nuclease domain-containing protein is translated as MIAKILFRETVHGVLNYVFGKEGSIILGYPNTCSEFGLSPEFFANVLHFQGQRHATENRYVHITINLPHGERLDDATFYQLGKDYMAEMGLGNQPFCVVLHEDTKHQHIHLVSTVVTESASLISMFNSYRRSMATQAYLEKRYGLSPSPQTRQKQHRELPIYRFPEFQFKPDDSNGTRFYIQDVMNGLLQKHKVRSFAELKQLARPYHIIVNTMTHESGRVGVAYGIDNQKKYKTQFINGSTVHPKLSGPKLVAIFEKNSKSKLLAMHKKRLEKQWMTTLKLFKSIRQEDLPDVLKSYQNIDCELSYGKNRQLNELIIYDKSGYVFLASEISSQMDFIHHPQLEDDVNGTTCLDENGKQFLLETRKLIKNAFYEAYLQANKSNRSLSEFVITKNLRDLLPHIAGSERYSFLNHYMSQDKNKNLLKVLKTEFEGTRRELHKTESRKEMKTLEDRVSLFKNVLEANVFDATKSLSFNLLQGLGLKYVGDKVFFSNSKAHSVELLIEDYKMPEVGSSYISTGSINQNVKVLETLTETGSSKPSDLNATSFFLPLLLPELYESMNPEYQKQFEALSLRAYLRMAEQFNLPLEKSPVDYIRLFNAKGFYFEKKVGKIYLRSLYSKNETNIPLSTKTQAYLKSSTDLDAVLTAQMESVNISNENGQMNLKNLWVSYLIERGVYGRAAYMMVYEGVRPNLHREALEYHKKNGLREKIHAESQQKINTQQATILRKSVYSFSSLLSGKYKEEVFNGFRDELTDYTNKKGLFR
- a CDS encoding ORF6N domain-containing protein; its protein translation is MTQILPENIAETIQYFRGHKVILDFHLAKLYEVENRSLKQQVKRNLDRFPKDFMFELEPSEIDDLVSRNVIQNKRVLGGAAPMAFTEQGVAMISSVLRSQKALDVNIAIMRTFVQLRRLLESNKELEKQILSMERKYDQQFKVVFDAIKDLIVQERKPRKSIGYKATNV